The following proteins are co-located in the Gossypium hirsutum isolate 1008001.06 chromosome A02, Gossypium_hirsutum_v2.1, whole genome shotgun sequence genome:
- the LOC107938276 gene encoding late embryogenesis abundant protein At1g64065 translates to MQEDPQAKSKPPIRDHPRSDMEFGGIKPKAFQRDEKSSKCLVYILVIMVIQGSILLVFASYFLRARTPGFEIGSVEVRNLKYGNSSAPSFNFTLVTQVTVENTNFGDFRFDNSTGSVWCGSEVVGLMKIPKGRAQARASEMMKVSTQVSSVRLSDANNLASNMSYGLLELKSYVKLSGKVTIMNIMKRRRNPEMNCFMKLNLTGNTIQRLKCD, encoded by the coding sequence ATGCAGGAAGATCCTCAAGCCAAGTCAAAGCCACCCATTAGAGATCATCCAAGAAGCGACATGGAGTTTGGGGGCATTAAACCCAAAGCGTTCCAACGAGATGAAAAGAGCAGCAAATGTCTTGTTTACATTCTGGTTATCATGGTCATCCAGGGATCGATCCTTTTGGTATTCGCAAGCTATTTTTTACGTGCCCGAACTCCTGGTTTCGAGATCGGATCCGTCGAAGTTAGAAATCTCAAGTATGGTAATTCATCGGCTCCATCATTTAACTTCACGCTCGTGACCCAAGTCACCGTTGAGAACACCAATTTCGGAGATTTCAGGTTTGATAACAGTACGGGGAGTGTTTGGTGTGGGTCTGAAGTTGTGGGGCTAatgaaaatacctaaagggaGAGCTCAAGCTAGGGCAAGTGAGATGATGAAGGTTTCTACACAAGTGAGCTCAGTCAGGTTATCTGATGCAAACAACTTAGCCAGTAACATGAGCTATGGATTGTTAGAGCTTAAAAGCTATGTTAAATTGAGTGGAAAAGTGACTATAATGAATATTATGAAGAGAAGAAGGAACCCTGAGATGAATTGCTTTATGAAACTTAATTTAACAGGGAACACCATACAGCGTTTAAAATGCGACTGA
- the LOC107938273 gene encoding late embryogenesis abundant protein At1g64065, which produces MQEDPQAKSLEPIEDYPRSDMVFGWIKPKQDKKSSKCLVYILVIMVIQGSILLVLANIFLRARTPDFEIGSVKVRNLKYGNSSVPSFNFTLVTQVTVENTNFGEFRFDKSTGTVWCGSEVVALMKIPKGIAQARATEKMKVSINWWPGMKLRSLAEPSFLGPICCFHGFTLMQTHAPCTIPLYKSQQEAT; this is translated from the exons atgcaaGAAGACCCTCAAGCCAAGTCCTTGGAACCTATTGAAGATTATCCAAGAAGTGATATGGTGTTTGGGTGGATAAAGCCCAAACAAGATAAAAAGAGCAGCAAGTGTCTTGTTTACATTCTTGTTATTATGGTCATCCAAGGATCCATCCTCTTGGTTTTAGCCAACATTTTTTTACGTGCCCGAACACCTGATTTCGAGATCGGCTCCGTCAAAGTTAGAAACCTCAAGTATGGTAATTCATCGGTTCCATCTTTTAACTTCACACTCGTGACCCAAGTCACCGTTGAGAACACCAATTTCGGAGAGTTCAGGTTTGACAAAAGTACGGGGACTGTCTGGTGTGGGTCTGAAGTTGTGGCGCTAatgaaaatacctaaagggaTAGCTCAAGCTAGGGCAACTGAGAAGATGAAGGTTTCTATAAAT tggtggccgggcatgaagcTCCGATCACTGGCGGAACCATCGTTTTTGGGACCAATCTGCTGTTTTCACGGTTTCACCCTCATGCAAACCCATGCACCGTGCACCATTCCTTTATATAAATCCCAGCAGGAGGCAACATAA